The Dyadobacter sandarakinus DNA window TTGCAGCATTTGGATTTGGATCGTTTCTGTTACTGAACTTCAAGCGGGAGCAAAGAACATTTGTATTACTTAGTGGATTTCTAGCAGGCCTTTCTTTCTTAACTCACCTTAATGGAGTCATCTACGTCATAGCAGGCGTACTTGCGTTGTGGGGACGCCCAATCAAGATTAGTCGAATGTGCTTTTTTTTACTAGGAGCAACGTTAAGCGGCTCCATGTATTTGATTGATATTTTATCGGTTGACAATGGAATGTCAACATGGTGGTTTCAATTTAGAAATGATCCTGCAACCCAAGCTTCATTCAATTTTACTCAAAAACTTATTCAGATCGTGACATATCCTCGGATGTTTTTTCAATCGCCTGAACAGCTTTCACTTTCTGTTCTGCTTGTATATTTTTTATGGCTTAGACGGAAAATGCTGGCTATGCTTCCAGCATTTTTAAGCAAGTATACGGTTCTCCTAATTGCATCATTTTGGATAGTATCAAAGGCAAATGCAGGCATGTACTTGGTATTATTTATTCCATTAATGCTTGTATCAATATATGAACTATACATCCTAAGCCCAATCACCCCCAATTTCAAATGGATGCTTGCTTTATACTTTACAATTGGAATTTATGGATCGGGCCAGTTGGTGTATAAAAATTGGAAATTAGGTTATTTACCAAATACTTACCATGAGATCTCAAAGCAACTGCCAAAATCCTCCCTTGGAGTTGTTCCATTAACCTTTTTTTACAATGATTACAATCAATTTACAAGGTTACTAGCTCACGAGAATTATAAACTTTATTGCCATAAACAGAATATGAGTTCAGATGGCTTTGCCAAGTGGGCAAAAGCAAACAATCCGTAGTTCATTGTAATGGATTATCAATTTAATCCAGAAGTATTCTTCCCTGCATTAATGGTGACAAAAATCCCCTTCTACGAAAGACGTTATTTTGATGGGCGATTCGCAGTGTTCTTCATGATTGATCCAAAAATGTAGCCGCGATTAGCTATGACTTCTTAAATGGTTTACCTAAAAGCTTATTAAAGGATCTTTAACAAGCGATGGTGTTACAAATAACATTCATTTGAAAAACACATTTGTAAGTGCGCAACCCTGCGATCAGTCTTTGTCTAGGCTAATAGTTCATGTATCAACCGTTATCTGTAGCCAATTAATAAATAGACGGTTATGTTGTTTTTCTTGCCGCGGGTGATCATGGTTAATATACGTAGTCTTGTATGCGACGAATCCTAGATCGCAAAGTGAAGAGTGCGTTCTTCTTGCACTATTCGAAGAACTTCCCTAAAAGTCGATTTTCCCGCTTGTTCTATGTTTCGTCATTTAACATAAAAAGGGTTATTTAAACAAAACCTGAGTTTTATGTAAACGTTTACAGTCTGATCGTTAGCACCAAAAGTATCGCAAATAACGCTCCTTCGTAAGACGACTAGTACCATTCACTGACTGCCCAGATCCGCCACATATCTGGGAGGTTTTATAAGACAGTACTCACATTTCTTTGATGCTCGTAATCTGTATTGGTCCCCCAGGAGCCCGAAGTCTTAACTCTGGATTAGGGCCTAGACACGTGGATTTAATATTGCCGGAGATTGTATAATTCCAGGTATTTTCATCCTTACCTATTTCCCAAGAAGCATCTACATCACAAGCATGTACGCTCAAGCCGCCAGTTAATGTATCAGGGACAAAAAAAGTGCCTTCACCAATATATCTGGCTTTTCGATTTTCTAGAACCTGACTTGTTGAACCACCACACCCGCAATCTTCATCTATATTTTCTTTTGAGCATGATAAGGCGAACAACGAAACTAGTAAGATGAGGAATGCGGCTTTAAAGATTGAATGCATAAATTGTTAGTTAGATACAACAACGATGACCCCGCTAAAACAAAATGGTTGGAATTTTCAAGCAAGTGTCACTTCATTGTACAAAACCAATAACTTCTACAATACCCCAAATAGCCTCTCGTTCTGTGTTAGCTTACTAACTATAACAATATAGTTGCTTGACAATAAATTGGTAGTTTCATAAAACCCTCTTTTTCTGAGAACATCCCTCGTAGGCCCTAATTATGCTTCCATACTTTCCTTTGCCACGAACACTGGCCAGCTCAGCTTCGAATTTGAAAAATCGGTCAATTATCTCGTCATGCAGGAAGAAAGATTGGTAATCGCTCGATGCATAAATTTTTTTCGGCTTGTTGCCGATCCATCCAATCAGGCCGATGTAATCGTCAAGATCAACATCACGGACTTCTTCTAGAAATTTGTATTCCTCCATACCACGCATATTTCTCGCAAGATGGCAATTTAAATGCTTTATAACCAAGGTATTTGGTATCAGATTCTTGTTATATATCCAGACAAATCCTGCGGGTAAACAGTGACTTGGATGCATCTTTAATATGGAATATATCCACACTAGTGGATATATTCCATATATTTGTTACGTTGAGACAGCAAATGGCAAAGAGTTATTTTACACTATTGTTTCAGAGAAATGGTCTGGCTGTACTACTATGACCAGCACAGAACGAAACACTTTAAAGAACTTTTAGGCAGGGAAGCAAAAGACTTCATTGACAAGCGTAAACTCACTGGCAACAATGAACGAAGTTATCAGCAGGCTTGAAATTGCTATAAGGCAGTTCTGGCCAGATGCCTTAATGCTCCGGCGGAATCAAAGCAGGCTTGGTGAGCCGTCTTCATATTGGTTCTTACTTGAACCTGGATCCAGAGATTTGATCAGGGTATTTCCTGGCCGGGACCGAGCAACATTCTATCTCTCGTGCTTTCAGTGTACTGACAAGGATATGTTGGCCAAATTTATATTTGATCTTGAAAGGTTTGGCAGTGATATGCTTATGCTGCCTTACAGCACGCAAAATCTTGAAGTCTTACTTACAGGTGACAATTATCTGATCCGCAATGTTGGTACCGTGGCCAGATACGAGACGCTGCTTTTAGCGAATGGCAATTAACTCATGACTTATGCAGCCAATGGTTTCCACTAATGAAAAAAGTGTGCAGGGTGGGTGACCTAAAAAGCGAAAACCATAAATATCTATTTAGCATAGCAAAAGTTATACGAGTCGCGTCTTTGAATTGCTATATATGCTGGGTCGATCACTGAAAGACCTGATTGACTGGGTGGCCTACCTGAAAAAATCAAGGTGTAGCGCAGCGTAGCCTGCACGAATCTATTGATACATCCACTTCGACGGCCAAATTGGTGTTTCACCTCTTTGGAGCTCTTGCTGAATTTGAACGCAACCTGATCCAGGAGCGAACCATGATCGGATTGTCAGCTGCCCGTTCCCGGGGCCGATTGGGAGGGCGCCCCCAAACACTTAATGCAGATAAACAGCAGCTGGCCATTCAGCTTTATGAAGCTAAAAAGACATCTGTCAAAAAAATATGTGAAATGCTTGAGATCAGTAAGCCTACCCTTTACGCATACATAAGGGCAAACCCAAAACAGTAGTTTACGATCAATGCGTAGTTGATATGGTTGCCTATTGTTTTATGTTTAGGATTGCCAATTTTCAATGCAATCACCTATTTTTTTTATTCTGGCTGACCAAATGTTATAATTTATATAAGCCTGAGTGGCGACGAGCAAGACCAAACCAACAAGCATCCAGCTTTTCGTAGTATTGAGCTCAATGGAGGAAACAAAGAAGATTAACAGACAAATCAATGAGACCGTCCGTGTAAGCAAAGATACCATAGCGTATCCTTTAAGCTTTTTGTGATATCTGCTCATTGACTGTAAAATATTTTTTCCGGATATGATGTTTTTTGCGGCCAGGTAGCCTGTCAAGCTATGGATGATGACCATGAGAAAAGATCCGACAAGTAACAAATTGGCGTATAATGGTTTTTTGTCCCCATCAAACATCGTATAGTAAACAGCCAGAAATAAGACGTAAGACACCATTTCTATCGCAAGCCGCAGTCTGATAGCATTTAACTGACTATTTCCTTTTCCGTTTTTTAGCATTGACTGTTCTTTCATGCCGGTATTGTCTGGCTGAAGGTTTTTCCAATCGTTTTTAAGTTCATCTATATTCATTTTGCTGGATTTAAGATTTTTTTTAACCTGGATCTTATTCTTCCCATCTTTACGGCAATAAGATTTTCGCTCAGTCCTGTAATTTCTGCCATCTCGCGGTAGTCGACGTCTTCAAAATACAATGCTAGTAAAGCCCTGTCTGCTTCATTTAGCTTTTTTAGTATCATAAACAGCTGCTCTTCTCTTTCCCGGTTTTCACAATCAATGTTGCTGTCTTCTTTATCCGGTAACCGCTCGGTAAATGATAAAATTATACGCTTCTTTCGATAGCATGCCATTGCGGTGTTAAGGGCGATCCTGTATATCCAAGTACTTTGCTTGGACTTTCCCTCGAATTTTGGGAAAGACTGCCACAACTGTAAAACTATCTCTTGAAAAAGATCCTCTCGATCCTCAGGGCTGTCCCGGTAAAGTCGTGACACCTTGTGAATGGTGGCTTTATGCATGGCGATCATCTCCAAAAACTGTTTTTCCATGCTATTTGTTTTTGACAAAATGAATTGATTGTCCCTTTAGGTTGGCTTTGAAACCTTTAATGGTGTCATCTGAATCTTTTTCAAATTCAATCTGCACTGATACCTTTTTGCCAAAAAACACAGAGCTATCCGAAGGATACAATTCAAAGAATGGATTTTGGCCCATTTTCGCATAGAGCTGTGCTCCTTTTAAAAAAATCGCTAGTTGGTGGCCATTGTCCGCAGTGTATGTTCCTTGGAATTTATCAAGCTGCGATTCTTCCATTATTATAGAGGTACGTAAAACCGGCATATCAAACCTGTCTCCGAAAACGATGCTTTCAATATTAGACTGCATTTCCCCGACAGGCAAAGTGGAAACATTACTTAGGATAACCACAGAAATCTTTGCATTTCGATAGTATCCCGAAATAGCAGAACATCCAAAAGTACCCCCACCGGTAAAATTAAAATCTCTTTCTCGGTTTGAAGTTCTCCTAAGAAACCAGCCATAACCATAAGATTCGCTACGTCCATTAACCGGTTGTGAATTTTGAATTGCGAATAGCTGGTCTGTGACCATTTTGTTGAAGTGGCCACCATTTATGGCATTGTTCCATTTTAATAGATCGCTCACAGTTGAATACAGGTTGCCTGATCCCTTCATTAAAGCGTAGTCTCGATGTGGTGTCGCGATAAGTCGATCTGCTAATTGATGATAAGGGGAAACCATTCCACTGATAACGTCTGCTGCATTGCTTACTCCTGTGTGATCCATACGCAATGGATGTGTAATTTTCTCCCTTAGGATGGCACCATAGCTTTTATGGTAAATGATTTCCAGAATACTTGCCAGAATAAAGTATCCAGGACTGGAATATTGCGTCTTTGTCCCTGGAACAGACAATAGTTTTAGTTTGAAAATCTCGTCCGTGGCCTGCCGGTCCGAGAGTGGAAGAAACGAAACTTCCTGCCAGTAATTTGCTATCCCTTCGTTGTGCGGAAGGCCGGAGGTGTGGGTAAGCAATTGCCTGATAGTTATATTACTCCAATCTGATTGACCGAGTTGGGGGTAATATTTATTGAGTTGATCGCCAAGTGCTAACTTGTTCTCTTCGGCGGCCAAAACAACCAACATAGCAGTAAACTGTTTGGTGATTGATGCTATTCGAAAAACAGGATCTGCGGAAAAATTTACGTCAAGTTCAAATGATGCTTTTCCTACGGACCGTCGATAGATTACACTATCATTGCCGGCAATCATGACTGTACCGTTAAAGCCGATTAATTGCTGCTGTACGCTCAAATAACGGTCAATCAAGTCTGTCCGTTCTTTTTGAATCTGGGCTATGGACCTGGTGGGAAAGCCTGGCAAACAAATAAAAACGAGTATAAATATTTGTAGTCTGTTCATCTTTTTCTTTTTAATCAGCACCATTAGTAGCGATTTATTGAAAAAGATGACAGGTAGTAAAGAAATATTT harbors:
- a CDS encoding RNA polymerase sigma factor; translated protein: MEKQFLEMIAMHKATIHKVSRLYRDSPEDREDLFQEIVLQLWQSFPKFEGKSKQSTWIYRIALNTAMACYRKKRIILSFTERLPDKEDSNIDCENREREEQLFMILKKLNEADRALLALYFEDVDYREMAEITGLSENLIAVKMGRIRSRLKKILNPAK
- a CDS encoding serine hydrolase domain-containing protein, translating into MNRLQIFILVFICLPGFPTRSIAQIQKERTDLIDRYLSVQQQLIGFNGTVMIAGNDSVIYRRSVGKASFELDVNFSADPVFRIASITKQFTAMLVVLAAEENKLALGDQLNKYYPQLGQSDWSNITIRQLLTHTSGLPHNEGIANYWQEVSFLPLSDRQATDEIFKLKLLSVPGTKTQYSSPGYFILASILEIIYHKSYGAILREKITHPLRMDHTGVSNAADVISGMVSPYHQLADRLIATPHRDYALMKGSGNLYSTVSDLLKWNNAINGGHFNKMVTDQLFAIQNSQPVNGRSESYGYGWFLRRTSNRERDFNFTGGGTFGCSAISGYYRNAKISVVILSNVSTLPVGEMQSNIESIVFGDRFDMPVLRTSIIMEESQLDKFQGTYTADNGHQLAIFLKGAQLYAKMGQNPFFELYPSDSSVFFGKKVSVQIEFEKDSDDTIKGFKANLKGQSIHFVKNK
- a CDS encoding helix-turn-helix domain-containing protein; protein product: MIGLSAARSRGRLGGRPQTLNADKQQLAIQLYEAKKTSVKKICEMLEISKPTLYAYIRANPKQ